Proteins from one Coffea arabica cultivar ET-39 chromosome 8c, Coffea Arabica ET-39 HiFi, whole genome shotgun sequence genomic window:
- the LOC113705642 gene encoding protein root UVB sensitive 1, chloroplastic-like isoform X1 translates to MGCACIPFCLSPPPSATTTAVTITTTTTKAIPVFSASLNPSQPPHTKPFFLHLFSPSPQPSKPHQNPTFPPPKIFSSSYNNNKNSSGGGSGGGRGGNGDNDDWNSFFNFDKNPLFLCLFSRSLANQDDIFVTNLNLRTLFLFLISASASINCCFSLASLAEAKTAEKEKEGEDLVVFEIRGGKKIGLVPDYAKDEFIVPKTIWSFWRCWWGKGSEEKDRISMGNLWVQCKDLLTNLLLPEGFPESVTSDYLEYSLWRGVQGVAAQISGVLATQALLYAVGLGKGAIPTAAAVNWVLKDGIGYLSKILFSNYGRHFDVNPKGWRLFADLLENAAFGLEILTPAFPHFFVPIGAVAGAGRSAAALIQAATRSCFYAGFAAQRNFAEVIAKGEAQGMVSKSVGILLGIAVANCIQSSTPLALATFGVVTWVHMFCNLKSYQSIQLRTFNPYRASLVFSEYLLSGLVPSVKEVNDEEPLFPAVPILNTKPADRVQMEILSVEAKEAAAHIEHRLQLGSKLSDVVRNREDAHALFGLYKDEGYILTEHEGRFCVVLKESCSPQDMLKSMFQVSYLYWLENNAGIKSSCASDDCKPEGKLHMSLEYVRWEYNHVKSDSEVAGWVTDGLIARPLPNRIRPGSATAFRASEG, encoded by the exons TCCCCACCACCGTCCGCCACCACAACCGCCGTCaccatcaccaccaccaccaccaaagccatcccTGTCTTCTCTGCCTCTCTCAACCCTTCTCAGCCACCACATACTAAACCCTTCTTTCTCCACCtcttctctccctctccccaACCCTCTAAACCTCATCAAAACCCCACTTTTCCCCCGCCCAAAATCTTCTCTTCCTcctacaacaacaacaaaaatagTTCAGGCGGCGGAAGTGGTGGGGGACGTGGTGGTAATGGAGATAATGATGATTGGAatagttttttcaattttgacaAAAACCCATTATTCCTCTGCCTTTTTTCTCGTAGTTTAGCTAATCAAGATGACATTTTTGTTACTAACTTGAATTTAAGGACATTGTTTCTGTTCTTGATATCTGCATCAGCTTCAATTAATTGTTGCTTTTCTTTAGCCTCGTTAGCAGAAGCAAAAACAgctgagaaagaaaaagaaggagaagatTTAGTAGTTTTTGAAATCAGGGGTGGGAAGAAAATTGGGTTGGTGCCAGATTATGCAAAGGATGAGTTTATTGTTCCTAAAACTATTTGGTCATTTTGGAGATGCTGGTGGGGGAAAGGATCTGAAGAAAAGGATAGGATTTCAATGGGAAATTTGTGGGTTCAGTGCAAGGATTTGCTGACGAATTTGCTGTTGCCAGAAGGGTTCCCAGAGAGTGTTACAAGTGATTATTTGGAGTATTCACTTTGGAGAGGAGTTCAAGGTGTTGCTGCCCAAATAAGTGGGGTTCTGGCCACTCAA GCCTTGCTTTATGCTGTTGGATTGGGTAAAGGAGCCATTCCAACTGCAGCGGCTGTGAATTGGGTGCTCAAGGATGGAATTGGGTACCTCAGCAAGATATTATTTTCAAATTATGGGAGGCATTTTGATGTCAATCCGAAGGGCTGGAGGTTGTTTGCAGACCTCTTGGAAAATGCAGCTTTTGGATTGGAGATATTGACTCCTGCATTTCCACATTTTTTTGTTCCCATTGGTGCTGTTGCTGGAGCAGGAAGATCTGCAGCTGCACTTATCCAG GCTGCAACAAGAAGCTGTTTCTATGCTGGCTTTGCAGCTCAGAGAAATTTTGCTGAG GTAATAGCAAAGGGAGAAGCTCAGGGAATGGTGAGCAAATCTGTTGGAATTCTGCTTGGCATAGCTGTAGCTAACTGCATTCAATCTTCTACCCCTCTGGCTCTTGCTACTTTTGGTGTCGTAACATGGGTCCACATGTTCTGCAATCTGAAATCATATCAGTCCATACAACTGAGGACTTTCAACCCATACCGTGCAA GTTTGGTCTTCAGTGAATATCTGCTCAGTGGTCTAGTTCCTTCAGTTAAAGAGGTCAACGATGAGGAGCCGCTTTTTCCTGCTGTTCCAATTCTAAATACAAAGCCAGCAGATAGA GTACAAATGGAAATACTGTCCGTCGAAGCGAAGGAAGCAGCTGCTCATATTGAGCACCGTTTGCAGCTGGGTTCTAAGCTCTCTGATGTTGTTAGGAATAGAGAGGACGCACATGCTTTGTTTGGTTTATACAAAGACGAAGGCTACATTCTGACCGAACATGAAGGAAGATTTTGT GTAGTACTGAAAGAGAGCTGTTCACCACAAGATATGCTGAAGTCAATGTTTCAAGTTAGTTATTTGTACTGGTTAGAAAATAATGCGGGGATAAAGTCAAGCTGTGCATCTGATGACTGCAAACCAGAGGGTAAACTACATATGTCTCTAGAATACGTGCGATGGGAATATAACCATGTCAAAAGTGACAGTGAAGTAGCAGGATGGGTTACTGATGGTCTTATAGCTAGGCCCTTGCCAAACAGAATACGTCCAGGAAGTGCAACTGCCTTTCGGGCTTCTGAAGGTTGA
- the LOC113705642 gene encoding protein root UVB sensitive 1, chloroplastic-like isoform X2, whose amino-acid sequence MGCACIPFCLSPPPSATTTAVTITTTTTKAIPVFSASLNPSQPPHTKPFFLHLFSPSPQPSKPHQNPTFPPPKIFSSSYNNNKNSSGGGSGGGRGGNGDNDDWNSFFNFDKNPLFLCLFSRSLANQDDIFVTNLNLRTLFLFLISASASINCCFSLASLAEAKTAEKEKEGEDLVVFEIRGGKKIGLVPDYAKDEFIVPKTIWSFWRCWWGKGSEEKDRISMGNLWVQCKDLLTNLLLPEGFPESVTSDYLEYSLWRGVQGVAAQISGVLATQALLYAVGLGKGAIPTAAAVNWVLKDGIGYLSKILFSNYGRHFDVNPKGWRLFADLLENAAFGLEILTPAFPHFFVPIGAVAGAGRSAAALIQAATRSCFYAGFAAQRNFAEVIAKGEAQGMVSKSVGILLGIAVANCIQSSTPLALATFGVVTWVHMFCNLKSYQSIQLRTFNPYRASLVFSEYLLSGLVPSVKEVNDEEPLFPAVPILNTKPADRVQMEILSVEAKEAAAHIEHRLQLGSKLSDVVRNREDAHALFGLYKDEGYILTEHEGRFCY is encoded by the exons TCCCCACCACCGTCCGCCACCACAACCGCCGTCaccatcaccaccaccaccaccaaagccatcccTGTCTTCTCTGCCTCTCTCAACCCTTCTCAGCCACCACATACTAAACCCTTCTTTCTCCACCtcttctctccctctccccaACCCTCTAAACCTCATCAAAACCCCACTTTTCCCCCGCCCAAAATCTTCTCTTCCTcctacaacaacaacaaaaatagTTCAGGCGGCGGAAGTGGTGGGGGACGTGGTGGTAATGGAGATAATGATGATTGGAatagttttttcaattttgacaAAAACCCATTATTCCTCTGCCTTTTTTCTCGTAGTTTAGCTAATCAAGATGACATTTTTGTTACTAACTTGAATTTAAGGACATTGTTTCTGTTCTTGATATCTGCATCAGCTTCAATTAATTGTTGCTTTTCTTTAGCCTCGTTAGCAGAAGCAAAAACAgctgagaaagaaaaagaaggagaagatTTAGTAGTTTTTGAAATCAGGGGTGGGAAGAAAATTGGGTTGGTGCCAGATTATGCAAAGGATGAGTTTATTGTTCCTAAAACTATTTGGTCATTTTGGAGATGCTGGTGGGGGAAAGGATCTGAAGAAAAGGATAGGATTTCAATGGGAAATTTGTGGGTTCAGTGCAAGGATTTGCTGACGAATTTGCTGTTGCCAGAAGGGTTCCCAGAGAGTGTTACAAGTGATTATTTGGAGTATTCACTTTGGAGAGGAGTTCAAGGTGTTGCTGCCCAAATAAGTGGGGTTCTGGCCACTCAA GCCTTGCTTTATGCTGTTGGATTGGGTAAAGGAGCCATTCCAACTGCAGCGGCTGTGAATTGGGTGCTCAAGGATGGAATTGGGTACCTCAGCAAGATATTATTTTCAAATTATGGGAGGCATTTTGATGTCAATCCGAAGGGCTGGAGGTTGTTTGCAGACCTCTTGGAAAATGCAGCTTTTGGATTGGAGATATTGACTCCTGCATTTCCACATTTTTTTGTTCCCATTGGTGCTGTTGCTGGAGCAGGAAGATCTGCAGCTGCACTTATCCAG GCTGCAACAAGAAGCTGTTTCTATGCTGGCTTTGCAGCTCAGAGAAATTTTGCTGAG GTAATAGCAAAGGGAGAAGCTCAGGGAATGGTGAGCAAATCTGTTGGAATTCTGCTTGGCATAGCTGTAGCTAACTGCATTCAATCTTCTACCCCTCTGGCTCTTGCTACTTTTGGTGTCGTAACATGGGTCCACATGTTCTGCAATCTGAAATCATATCAGTCCATACAACTGAGGACTTTCAACCCATACCGTGCAA GTTTGGTCTTCAGTGAATATCTGCTCAGTGGTCTAGTTCCTTCAGTTAAAGAGGTCAACGATGAGGAGCCGCTTTTTCCTGCTGTTCCAATTCTAAATACAAAGCCAGCAGATAGA GTACAAATGGAAATACTGTCCGTCGAAGCGAAGGAAGCAGCTGCTCATATTGAGCACCGTTTGCAGCTGGGTTCTAAGCTCTCTGATGTTGTTAGGAATAGAGAGGACGCACATGCTTTGTTTGGTTTATACAAAGACGAAGGCTACATTCTGACCGAACATGAAGGAAGATTTTGT TACTGA